The genomic stretch TTTTTAGATCTTTATGAATCATCCGTTTGAACTGTTTAATTAATTCATTGCGAAATCCGGTGAAACCTTTTGTTATGACCTCTTCATTTTCCTTACCAAACTCACCAAAAATGACCAGCGGAATCAAAAATAATTGAAAGTGAATCCTATCATAAGCTTGTTCTAGATGAACTTGAGGATCAAGCGACGTAAGAAGAAAAATCCCAGTATAAATAGAGACACTGACGAAGTAGAATAACACACCGATCCTAAGATTTAAACTCCCCCAAATCAGAACGATGGCTAAAAGGACAAAGGATAATCCTTTGGTGAGGGTAAGGTAAAATTTAAGAAAGAACTTGGTAACCAAATACCAAAGGTCTCCATCCAAAAGTCGTTCGATGATAAAACTAGTGTGAGAGGAAGATTGGTTTATTCCTTTAAAATCTGACGATAAAAAACTTCCCTTTCCGAAGAGATACCAAGTTGGGCTCCCGAACAATACTAATAGAAGTAGGGCAATCATAAAGAATTGTATCTTAAATGTTTTTTCTATTACTGCATACAAAATGTAAAATCCACATAATACGATTGAAATCAATAAAGCTTCACTTTTTAAATTGATTAACAAAGCAATTGCAAAGAAAATCCAATAAAAATCTTTTTCTTTGTCTCTTTTGATAAGGAAGTATGTAGCTATCGCAATTGTTACTGAGACAGGGAAATCGGCGCAAAGGTCGGAAATAACGAGCAAGTAATTAGGATGGAATAAAAATGCTCCTATCATTATTAGAAATCCCCACTTCACTACTGATTTCTGTAGGTCCAATGTCCTTTCTATTAGAAAAAAATACAGAAGTACCAAGTATAGATAGTTTGGAATCTTTAGAGTGATAAGAAATTCACTTAAGCTGGAAAAAACAAGTGATAGGTCAGCATGGAGAAAAGGAATACCTAGCGGATAATTTGGCATCCTCCAATATTTGTTCCAGATAGGTAATGGATTTCCATCTAGAATGGAGAGCGCTAACATTCGCCCCTTTCCGACCCACATTGCATAAGCGTCTAACATCCCAAAGGGGTTAAGGCTCCAACGAATTTCAGAAATATAACTAACTAATAGGAATAGGAATGAAAGGGAAATAATAAATATAATGTTTTGTTTTTTCTTTCTATAATTAATTGACTGTTGGAGAAGGCGAAAGGAACTCACAAGCGTTAGTAACAAAAGAGAGAAAAGAAGGGCGAGAAAAAACTCAGGAAAAAAACCTAGAAAAACAAAAGAAACTAAATTTGCTGCTAAAAGGGTTACTAGTAGAATTTTCATTGTTTCTCCCAAAAGCATATTGAGTAAAACTCACCCGATATCTTCTGTTTACAGTTTTGGAAGTGGGTAACGTCTTTATTTTCTATTTTTGAATTTTGGTTAGCTAAAACGATATATCCCGATTTTGGAAGCGCCGTCTCGAAGGATTTTAGTAAAGTTGGTGCAGAAGCCATCTGTAAAACATCAAATTGGAAGATTTGGTTATCTATATAATACAATTCTTCTTTTCCATTTAGCTTTCTAAATTTTTCCGAAAGCAAATGGATATCATTGAAATGATTTGGATAAAAGAGATGGGGATATCCGCTAACGAGTTGTCTCATGGAATCCATGCTGCGTTTTGTTGATCGAACTTGTTTGGTTAGTTCTCCCCATGTTTGAAGAGCTACTAAAAGTAGATAAACACTAAGGATAATTGTTAAAACTGTCTTCGCTTTGTTTTTCATACGAGTTTGGATTTTAACGATAAAGATAAGCCAATCTTCCATTTGGATCAAAAATTGGAAAGTTAAAACTCCTTTGTTATGCAATCGGCTTTCTTTTTTTCGAAACTTTCTGTCCAACCAGAATAGCTTGACTAAATTATCCAAGATTTTAGTTTTTATGCGTTAGCCTGCATTATTTTTTAGTTTCGTATACATCATGAAAAAAATATTAAATTCTTCTTTGTTTTCCTCATTACATTTCCGTAATTGTTTAGTTTTACTTTTTTTACTTTTTTTTGCCTTATTTTTACGATACCCATCGTTTGGCTACACAGCAATTGATTGGGATGAAATCACCTATTCCTTGATAGGGGAGGGTTGGTTACAGGGAAAATTACCCTATCGAGATCTTTGGGATATAAAACCAATTGGAATCTATATCATTTATGCGATCATTCATGGTCTTCTTGGATTTTCTATTTTTGCAATCCGAGTTTCTACGTTGATTGTTGTCGTTTCTTCTGCTTATGTTATATGGTTAGTTCTCAGGAAAAGTAATCGTTCTTTTGCATTCAGTGCCGGCCTCGCTTTTTTAATACTTTTTAGTTATTTCCTAAACGGCCTTTCGGGAAACACGGAATTATTTTACTTATGCCTTGAAATCATTGGTGTTTGGTTTCTCTTTTATGGAAAAAAGCAATATCGGTTTGTAAGCCCTTTAGTTTTAGGTTTTGCGTTTATTATTAAATACAATACAGCCTTCGATATTTTGGGTTTTTATTTTCTCCATTTATATTTACATAGAAGACAGATTCTAAAAAATCCAAAATCTTTTTTTGGTTATGTATTCTTTTACGCGATCACGATTCTACCATTTCTCGTTAGTACTGTTTGGATTTTTTGGGTTGGGCTTGGGGACTCCTTTTTAGAAACGCATAAAATTTTGTTTTCTAATTATGCAAAAAAGGTTACATTTCTAGAGAAAGTCGTTTCCTTAGAAACATATCCGGTTCTTGCGGCACTTATCCTGATTCAGATGGTGACTTTTTTTCTTTATCTTGGAAAAAAGAAAATTCCTAAAGTTTTACTCGTTAGTTTTATTTGGACTATTACATCGTTTTTTGCTGCAACTTGGACGGGGTATTTCTTCGAACACTATTACCTTCCCATGATAGTGCCTGTAGTCCTTGGTTCTTCATTTCTCTTTCGATTTATTAATATGAAATACTTCTTTCGATATAAGCAACAAGTTGCGATTATCGTAGTGATTTTTGGTTTGATCCCTTTAGCGGTGATTGTTCGAAAGAGAGTCATCAAACTTTCGAAAGTTTACCCTGATATTGCAAAAGAGATATTTGTGGATATACAAAATGCAAATTTAGATCCACGGCCAGTATTCGTAGCCAAAGGGACTCATGGAATTTACTCTTTATTCAAACAAATCCCTATCAACCGAGTC from Leptospira wolbachii serovar Codice str. CDC encodes the following:
- a CDS encoding ArnT family glycosyltransferase; its protein translation is MKKILNSSLFSSLHFRNCLVLLFLLFFALFLRYPSFGYTAIDWDEITYSLIGEGWLQGKLPYRDLWDIKPIGIYIIYAIIHGLLGFSIFAIRVSTLIVVVSSAYVIWLVLRKSNRSFAFSAGLAFLILFSYFLNGLSGNTELFYLCLEIIGVWFLFYGKKQYRFVSPLVLGFAFIIKYNTAFDILGFYFLHLYLHRRQILKNPKSFFGYVFFYAITILPFLVSTVWIFWVGLGDSFLETHKILFSNYAKKVTFLEKVVSLETYPVLAALILIQMVTFFLYLGKKKIPKVLLVSFIWTITSFFAATWTGYFFEHYYLPMIVPVVLGSSFLFRFINMKYFFRYKQQVAIIVVIFGLIPLAVIVRKRVIKLSKVYPDIAKEIFVDIQNANLDPRPVFVAKGTHGIYSLFKQIPINRVIQPGNFTDKTNAKAMFIDNEEIKGKVSEKKPGLILFCDLDVFQNPITSFDSSWNQELLIFYYEYIRKDYRYFKTYFPNCHVYLRNGAL